Sequence from the Pan paniscus chromosome 12, NHGRI_mPanPan1-v2.0_pri, whole genome shotgun sequence genome:
gtggcgtgatctcggctcaccacaatctccacctcccgggttcaagtgattctcctgcctcagcgtcctgagtagctgggattatgggcacctgccaccacacctgactaattttttgtatttttagtagagacggggtttcatcatgttggccaggctggtcttaaactcctgacctcaggtgatccacccgccttggcctcccaaagtgcagggatttcaggcatgagccaccgcgcccggccatgcaCCTCACTTTTTAAGATATTTGGGTACCATCTGTTCCCAACAGTTTTCCTTAAGTCAACTCAGTTTTTACAAAcctaaaatttactttaaaaggaaaagatatgATTACTCTAGGTGGATAATTAGTATCATTTACCATGAACACAACAtaatcacaaaaatatatattgttgaagCAATGAGGTCAGCGCCTTGAGGGCAGTGGTTTGGGATTTACTGCTATATCCCCAGCACGTAGAATAGTACTTGGTACATAATAGGTTCTTGAAATGTATTTCTGAATGCAGGGTTGAGTAAGTGATAAATGCAGAAAGGGGCGCAAAGCCTCTTGGTTAAAATGAGGAAAGGCAGGTATTAGAAGTTACAGCCACGCCAGCCCCACGTGGAGACTTTCGTCTTGATGTACTCAGAAGGACTGATTGACTTGAAAAAGGCAGAACGTCCTCTGTGCATGGCTGGGGACTCCTCAGTGCTGGTCTGGATGCAGCCTCAAGGTGTCTGAGCATCCGAATGTCCTGCTTGGGGGTGCACGCCAGGGGACCTGAAGCTCAGGGTGGCACCCGGGTGAGAGGCAGGGCCAGGGTTGGGGCGTATCGCGGGCCCCTATGCATTTAGTCTGAGCGACGGGTCccctgaggaggcctcagagtgTCTTCCCCAGCAGCCCTGCTCCTGGGTGGTCCTGGTCctgctctcacacacacacacgtgacaAGACGCATGACAGAGTGTGGGAACAGACACCAGCCCTTTCGGCTGCAGGCTTCCTGCTTCACCTTGGCCAGGAGGAGGCCTTGCTAAGGGCTGGGTGCCCCAGgtgaacccccacccccaccctgctctGTGCCGGACACGCCTTCCTCACAGAGGGGCTGTCCCTGGAGCCTGGCGCCTGGCAGGAGCCTGTGGGGGTGGCCGCCGCATCGGTGTGTTCGTCAGAGGCCTGGCACAGGAAACCCGACGTCATCCCTGACTCACCACTCAGGCGGAGCTTGGGGTGGCCCGTCACTCTCACCTCCATCCCTATTCTGGCGCAAGCACTGTAGCCAAGCCACTCACCTCCCGCCCCCTATGAGGCATCTGCTTGGAGGTGGGggctggaaggaggaaggaaggctcTGCAGCAGCAGCGAGGCAGCTGTGGGAGGGAGACCTGCTGTGCAGGGGGCTGATGGATGTGCTGCTAGGGCCAGGAAAGACCTGGAATCCCAAAGGCAGGAGCCAGTGACGCTTAAACAGCCGTCAAAATAGATGGTTATAAAAAGAATAACATGCAGAATCATCATTTGTTCCCGGTGAGTCTCACaggttttcaattttaaaaacagtgCTGAGCCCAAACTTACTTGATATTGTCTGCTCTGTAAGAGCCAggccaagaaaaacaaacaaaaacagagagagcTCTGAGCAGGGACGCCCAACCTGGGTCAGCCCCTTCCCAGCCAGTGGTGAGGACTGGGTCCTGCTTCCAGAGCCTTCAGGCTGTGGGGCATCCAGTCTAGCAGAGACCCCTCCTCATTGTGTCCTCACCCCTACACCCAATGccctgcctcctctctgctgTGGCTCCCAAGGCTGGGCTCTGGCAAACAGTGGTTGGGGAGACTCTGAGGGGGTGGCGGAGAGGAGCAGGCGTCCTGCACCATTATCACCACAGGCAGCATCCAAGGCTTGGGGGGCTTTTGTCAGAGCAAAAGCAGGAGAGGGACATGGGCTGGTAAGTCTCTCCCCCTCTTCTTACCCCAGCCCTGGGCTTTCACCCAGTAATCGGGGGTGGGGCTTTCCCCAGTTTGGGAGTAGGGaaagaaggcaaagggaaggcCCTCCTTCATGGCTAAGCTGGGCCTCCGTAAGTCCACGTTCCAGAGCTGAAAAGGGGACAGCCCCAAGACAAATGGCCTCAAGGGGGTGACATATGTGCAGCCACTTTAGGCAGTCATCACCAGTCCTGAGctgggtggtggcacgtgcctatagtcccagctactctgtaggctgaggcaggaggatcacttgagctcaggagtttgaggccagtgtgggcaacataacaagatcctgtcacttaaaaagaaaaagaaaaagagaccacTGGTCGTGGCCAAGAGTGCCAGGCCCCAGGGACTGTGCTATGAGAGCAAACCTTCAGCAATGCTCTTCCCACATGCAGAACTCCCCGGCAAGGTATACCAGATTCTCCAGAAGGAGGGGAAGAGGCCCAGCCCAGCATGGGAGTTGGGTCTGGAGCCCCTTACACGGCTGAGCTGAATTCACTCCTGAATCAGGGATCCCACCTGGCTGGGGTCCTCCCACAGAGCTGGAAGGCTTTGGCTCCTGGCCCAACAGCAAGACTGGACCTGATTGTCCTTCTGCACGCTCTGTAATTTGCCCCTGGAATAAGCATTAAGTCATTTGGAGGCCGATGCCAAAGATAAGGGTTCATATCAGCCTTTGGGATCTGTGGCCCAGACTCCCTGGCTCTGTTGTGGGctttgctgcctcagcctccagactggCCTGCCAGGGAGGGCGGGGCCTCAGCCAAGTTGCCCAGACAGTGGAGTAGCCTTAGAGCGTTGGAGCCAGTGTGGAAGGGCCGCTGCACCATGATGTGCTCCCCTTACAGATGGAGACACTGAGAGGGTGACGTGGCCCCAGGGACCTTTGGAGTCCTTGGGGCTTTTCTCCTCTGCATCGGCTCTGACCCCAGCACACACAAGCTCCAGCTCCTTCTCACACATAGTGGAAATGCACAGGTACGATGCTGCCCTGCACACAACCAGGCATACAGCACACTGCTGTGAGGAACTCAGGGCAGACAAGTCCAGAAGGGCTGCGGGCTCTCCACAGGTCCCAGCTGTCACTCTTCAAGACGGTCTGGACACAGGGGTCTGTGGGGGAGCCGGAAGGGTCTTTCAGAGGGCACGGAGGAGGGCCTCAGGAGACTGGGGGCTTGGAGGGTGGGTTCTGAAATCCCACGCAGCTGGGGGCAGGGCGAGGGCAGCTCCAGCGCAGTGACGCTGTCTCCACCCACCTCAACTTCTCTGCTTGAGTTTGGGAGTTCACTGCCAACAATTCTTGTGGCTCAGACACCCCACGCACACCTGGGCCTCACCACATCCGGcagcagggctgggggagggcagaATGGAGGGGATACCCAGGCCCCCAGTCCTCCGGGTGCAGTGCTAGCCCTGGACTTTGCTGCCCAGCGGGGCTGGACAGGGAGGCCTAGGATGGGGGAGGCCAGTTCCGTTCtgcttctccctcttccccttgCCAAGGTCTTGAAATCCCCGCAGGCCTGGGGAGGGCCGGGAGCGTCAGCGGACTTCCCTCCAGGGCGGGCTTGTGGCAGGGGGAAGTGCTTCTCTCCGGGGCCTGGGGGCTTTCCCTGCACCCAGGAGGAAGAAGCTTTGCCCTACACATAACTGGAAACCAGTCACAGACCCCTGCTTTCCCCATGAAAGGCCCTGGGACCCCCCCTCATTTCCCTTCGGCCCAAGCCCAGGGGCCTGGGCCCCGGGGACTGTGTTCTGGCCTAGCTTGGCCACCAACCTACTGCAAGACCCTGAGTACTGGTCTTATCCAGGcaatggggggtggggagggggaggagagagaaagtccCTCTGGCTCAAGGTCTCCAAATAGATGAGAAATAGGACATCTCAGCAGGGACCCCCCCCCCATCATCCAGTGTAGAAATCACCCGTGGCAGCAGGCATTTGTCAATGTTTGTGGTGACAAATTTCTAAGAGGAAAATtctgggagggaaagggaaaaggcaGAGGAAGCGTGGGGTTAGGGGGTGGGGTACTCCAAGGGTCATCGTTGGCCCTAAAGGGGGACCTGCATCTGAGAAGCTGGGTTCCCCAGGACTGAGTGGTTTGGGACAGGTCAAAGGGTGGGCGCAAAAACGGAGGGGTGCTGGTCCCTCCGACTCCGGGTAACACCTTCCCTTCCCTTAGTCGCTGGTCCCCGCCTCCTCCCCGTGTGTTGGTCCCCGCGCCCTGCCTTCCCCCTCAACCCCCCCGCCCCGAAGTCCCCAGGTCAGCCCAGACTGCGCCCCACGTGAGGGGCGGGGGCGGGCGCGGGCGCCAGCGCCTTCCTGCTCTGCCCTTGTATGGTGCCCCGGAGGCCGGCCCACGGGTACTTAACCCGGGCCGCCGCGGAGGGCGCCCGGAGTCGACCGCTCGGGCAGCGCCACCGCCACGAGAGCCCGGGACGCGGGAAAGAccgaaaggaagaggaagaggcacCGGTGGTCATGGGGCTGGAGGCGGCGCGCGAGCTGGAGTGCGCGGCGCTGGGCACGCTGCTGCGGGAGCCGCGGGAGGCGGAACGCACGCTGCTGCTGGACTGCCGCCCCTTCCTGGCCTTCTGCCGGCGCCACGTGCGCGCCGCGCGGCCAGTGCCTTGGAACGCGCTGCTGCGGCGCCGCGCGCGCGGCCCTCCTGCCGCCGTTCTCGCCTGCCTGCTGCCCGACCGCGCGCTGCGGACGCGCCTGGTCCGCGGGGAGCTGGCGCGGGCCGTGGTGCTGGACGAGGGCAGTGCCTCGGTGGCGGAGCTCCGGCCCGACGGCCCGGCTCATGTGCTGCTGGCCGCGCTGCTGCACGAGACCCGCGCGGGGCCCACTGCCGTGTACTTCCTGCGAGGTGAGCACGCCGGCCGCCCTTGGCCCGCCCCACCCGACTCCAGCCCGGCTTTCCCTGCTGACCGTGCTCTTCCCCTCCTTGCAGGAGGCTTCGACGGCTTCCAGGGCTGCTGTCCCGATCTGTGCTCTGAGGCCCCCGCCCCTGCGCTGCCGCCAACAGGGGACAAAACCAGCCGCTCCGACCCCAGGGCTCCCGTCTACGACCAGGTGAGTATTgacccccctcccccgaccctccctctctccccgcCGCGGACTGGGCGCCTCTAGGGAAAGAGCCTGCCATTTGGGGATGCGAGCAGTTTGCCCATATACACACACTTTTAtacgtgtgtgtgttgggggagggggtggggcatGGCTGCTCGCGCGTGCCTGTATGGGTCtgtgtatgtttgcatgtgtatGTTGGGAGCATGAAGGGTCATGTATGTCCCGGTGTGTCCTCCGCACATTCCTGAGTCCTGTCTCAGGTCAGGAGGACTGGCTGAGGAGTCCTCTTGTCTCGGCCAGCCCATGGGGTCTCCACCTGCTGCTGCTCCAGCTCTCCAGGGCTGGGCTGGAAAGGCCTCACTGCCCCTCTGTTCCCTCCAGGGTGGCCCTGTGGAGATCTTGCCCTACCTGTTCCTGGGCAGCTGCAGCCACTCGTCAGACCTGCAGGGGCTGCAGGCCTGTGGCATCACAGCCGTCCTCAACGTGTCCGCCAGCTGCCCCAACCACTTTGAGGGCCTTTTCCGCTACAAGAGTATCCCTGTGGAGGACAACCAGATGGTGGAGATCAGTGCCTGGTTCCAGGAGGCCATAGGCTTCATTGGTaagggggcgcctctgcccagaaATCCCGAGGGGCTCCAGAGGAGAGGACTGGGGGCACCTGTCTCCTGGGCTGTGCACATTCCGTCTGACACCACTCCCCCATCTCCCTTGCAGACTGGGTGAAGAACAGCGGAGGCCGGGTGCTGGTGCACTGCCAGGCGGGCATCTCGCGCTCTGCCACCATCTGTCTGGCATACCTCATGCAGAGTCGCCGTGTGCGGCTGGACGAGGCCTTTGACTTCGTTAAGCAGCGCCGGGGGGTCATCTCCCCCAACTTCAGTTTCATGGGGCAGCTGCTGCAGTTTGAGACCCAGGTGCTGTGTCACTGAGGTGGTgcccctctgcctgcctgcccCACTGTGCTGGCAGGAGCTGACTGTGGACTGGTGGGCTCCCCTCTGGGCCAGCACAGTCCCCTCACCTCTGGCAGGGCTGCTACCTCCTCAGAGTTTCAGAAGCCCCCACATGGGGGCTCTAGGAATGCCGGCATGCTGGTCTTTCCGACCTGGTGCTCTTCTGCTGGGGGACTGAGGCTGGCCCTCATTCGGGGTCGGGAACCAAGGGTGTGTCTGCTCTTTCCCTCCCCATCCTCTGGCAGAAATCAGCTAGACGCTATACCGTGGACTGTCCCTGGTCCACCACCATGTTGAAGCCCTTGGCAGCCTGAGAGCTCCAAGGAACAAGCTGTGACAACCAGGAGCCCTGTCTGTGGGTTCATCCACCCAGGGCCTGGAGCCCAAGCCCTGTGTTCCTGGGGAAGCTGGGGACTTGGGAAGTGATGGGTGTGTCATGTTGCGTGTGTCTGTCTGTGAGCCTTTCACACCTGTGCTGGCGCTGGAAAATTATTTGTGCTCAGCTGACATTTAACACTCCCTCCCCCGCTTCCTCCTAGCCCTGTGGGCAGGGGTTGGAAACTTAGCACTTTATATTTATACAGAACATTCAGGATATGtcaataaaatattgttatatttaaaaaacaacaacccagCATCTGGTCTCATCTGATACCCGGGAGTCTGCTTGGACCTCACGTTTCCTTGTGCCCTTGGGGTTTGGGAAGTGAATGGGCAGAGGGGCCAGCGGCTGGAAGGGGCAGGTCTGACCCTCCCCACAAACGCTGCTCTCTTGGCCCCAGTTCTCCCTGGGCTGGCGTCTTTTTCCCAGACAGGGACCTCGCTCCAGAGCTGAACAGGGTTGTTTCTGGGAGGCTGGGTCCCGTCCGTGACTCAGAGCCAGGCCCAGTGCTGCCCCTATCAGACCCCGCTTCCTTTTCGGAATGTGGAAGGATGCGAGTGTGTGCCTGAGGGTGTGGTCCTGTGGGGGTGGGTGGTCTTGGCCTGTGCACACCTGCATGTTGCGCATGGTGTTCCTGTGGGAGCGTGTGTGCACGCCCACACAAGAGGCACTTCTCAGGCCGTGTGGGTCTCTACTTCCTCACAGCAGGCCTGCATGGCCTCCCTACTCTTCTCCCACATCCCAGGGCTGGGGCTCACAGCGTCCCCTGTTCCAGAGCTCCTTCATGTCCCCCAAAGGCATGTGGCCCTGTGTCTGGTGCAGAGGACCTGTCACCAGGGATGGGATTCATTGCTCTGCACACCCACCCAACTAGCACATCTTGGTCGAGCTTCCAATTACGGGCCCAGCATAGGACTAAGGTTCAGTGGAGACCTGAGACCAGGGCCCCGCCCACACCAGAAGCCAAGGGGTACCTGCCGACGCTGCCGGGAGGGGGTGCTGTGATCTGCCTGTGAGCAGGGGTGCTGAGGCCTTTGGAAATGGTTGTGCGGGAGCCAGTCCTGCTTCAGGCTCACTGGGACACTCGGCCATTTGGAGTGTCATCCAGCCAAGGGTTGCCTCTGCACAGTGCTACCTCTAAGGATCTGTCCGtggtctgttaggaactgggctgcacagccgGAGGTGAGCAGCTTCATCAGTATTACAGCCGCACCCCATTGctagcattactgcctgagctccgcctcctatcagatcagcagtggcattagattctcataggagcttgaaccctgttgtgaactgcattGGAGGGATATAGGATGTATGCTCCTTATGAaactctaactaatgcctgatgatctgtcactgtctcccatcactcccAGAGGGGACCGTCTAGTCgcaggaaaacaagctctgggctcccactgattctacattgtggtgagttgtataaaattatttcattgtagATTACAATGTaatgatagaaataaagtgcacaataaatgtaatgcacttgaatcaccTAGAAACCATCCCGCTCACCatcctgggccaggcatggtggcttatgcctctaatcccagcactttgggaggccgagatgggtggatcagctgaggtcaggagttcgggaccagcctggccaacatggtgaaaccccgcctctactaaaaatacaaaaattagccaggcatggtggcaggcgcctgttatcccagctacttgggagtctgaggcaggagaattgcttgaacctgggaggtggaggctgcagtgagccaagattgcgccattgcactccagcctgagcatcaagagtgaaactccatctcaaacagaggaacaaacaaaaaccggtccctggtgccacaaAGGTTGGGAACTGCTGTCTTACGGCATTCTGAATGCCTGGGAGGGTGTGCTTGTGGGGCAGGGGGCAGTGTAGTTTGACAGTCCGGGGGCTGGTTTTGCTTCACCTTGCTGTATACAGTTTTCTTGCCTGTAAAATGGAGTTTCATTGTTAGCCCCCACCTCTGAGGATGTAGACTTACACAAGTCAATCCATGTAGTGCCTGCTCATAGTAGGCGCTCCGAAAATGTTAGCTAACTACGGCCCTAGGAGTGAGGTTGATCTGATGTGCCGGTGTGCACATGCGAGGTGTGCATCTGGACCAGGATGGACACTCATAACGGCTGGGCCTGGGGTCCACTCAGCCTTGTGCCTGGAGCCTGGCACAGGTGGGCGCTCACTCTGTGAGGCCGAATGAAGGGTGATTCTTGTTCCCACTGCTGTCTGAGGGGTGGGGTGAGCCACTCCGGTGTGAACTGGGCAGAGCCGGGGTTGCTATTCTGCCTTCCTTAGGAGCTGAGTGGGCATCTGTTGGGACCCACTTGTacccccatgcccagcttggGTGGGTGGGGGACATCTGGGGCTCTAAGTCATAGGGGACTTCACACCACACAGCCTCATCTCACACACAGCTGCACTGGTGGCTGAGGCCTCTGCCCACCCCCAACCCTTGGCCCTACCCCATCCCACCCTACCCAGCCCcaatcccctctcctcccttccctgtgCTTTTTATAGCTTGTCATCTAGCAAActgcccttctctttctctctcttttcctcctttccttctttcctatttattaaatttttaaacttttaattgtggtaaaaaatgCAACATAAAATTGGTCATCTTTACCATTATCAAGTGTTTAGTAAAGTGTATTCACATCGTTGTGCACAGATATCCAGAGCTTTTTCATCTTGCGAACCTGAAATCCTGTACCTATTAAATGATAACTCCCCTCCCCAGTCCCCAGCCCCTGGTGAGCTCCGTTCCACTTTCCGTCCCTGTGCACTGGGCTACTCTAGACACCTCTTGGAGGTAGACGCATGCaggatttgtctttttgtgactggcttgtttcgCTCAGCAAAATATCCTCAGACCAACTGCATGTCCTAATAAAGACTGTTTCTCTCCAAGCAGGGTGATTATttcttatcattattttaattcttttgttttttgagacagagtctcactctgttgcccaggctggagtgcagtggcacaatctcggctcactgcaacctctgcctcctgagttcaagggatttctggctaatttttgtatttttagtagagatggggtttcaccgtgttggccaggctggtctcgaactcctgacctcaagtgatctgcctgcctcggcctcccaaaatgctgggattacaggcatgagccaccgcgcccggtctactttattttttttactgaacattcatctttttttttgagatggagtctcactctgtcccccaggctagagtgcagtggcgcgatttcggctcactgcaaactccacctccgggttcaagtgattcacctgcctcagcctcccgagtagctgggattacaggtgcccgccaccgtgcccagctaatttttgtattcttttagtagagatggggtttcaccatgttggccagtctggtcttgaattcctgacctcgtgatccacctgccttggcctcccaaagtgctgggattataggcgtgagccaccgcgccctccTGAACACTCATCCTAAGTGGTCAGCCTTGTGCATTTGTTTTTTGATGGGTcctattctttattttacttattttttctaggTTTACTGAggcataattgacaaataaaagtaGTATATGTTTAAGTATACAACGTGATGTTTTGACATATGCATACCTTGTGAAATGATGACCACAACAAGCTAACTAGCATATCCATGGTGTATATCCTGACATCTGTCAATACCCTGCCCTGGCAGCAGGGCGTCTGCCTCCATCATGGTCTCCCTGTGATTCTGATTCCTATCTTTGGAGAAGCTCTGGATTCCAGGCACAGTGGGAATGCTGAAAGGTCCTTGTGGACAATAGCTATTCTTCTTGGCTCTGTCGCTTCCCTTCACTGGGTGCAGGTGACTGTGGGGGTGTCCCCAAATGCTGCCCAGCGCTGACATGCTCCACCTCTGGGATTTCAATCCAGGCGGGGCCCTGAGTGACCTGGCTCTGGGGCTCAGGGGTATGGAGGAGGGGGGATATAGGTAAGGAGTTTAAATTTCcaaatctgtgaaatgggaataaataCTGACTGATCATGCCAGCTGCTGTGGGATTAGGGGG
This genomic interval carries:
- the DUSP2 gene encoding dual specificity protein phosphatase 2, whose product is MGLEAARELECAALGTLLREPREAERTLLLDCRPFLAFCRRHVRAARPVPWNALLRRRARGPPAAVLACLLPDRALRTRLVRGELARAVVLDEGSASVAELRPDGPAHVLLAALLHETRAGPTAVYFLRGGFDGFQGCCPDLCSEAPAPALPPTGDKTSRSDPRAPVYDQGGPVEILPYLFLGSCSHSSDLQGLQACGITAVLNVSASCPNHFEGLFRYKSIPVEDNQMVEISAWFQEAIGFIDWVKNSGGRVLVHCQAGISRSATICLAYLMQSRRVRLDEAFDFVKQRRGVISPNFSFMGQLLQFETQVLCH